The Mustelus asterias chromosome 18, sMusAst1.hap1.1, whole genome shotgun sequence genome has a window encoding:
- the LOC144506865 gene encoding G-protein coupled receptor 68-like, protein MPEVIGTTLNNSTPTNDTSFVQHSINLWLFPTVYTMVFIVGLPVNSLALYAAYKQVKRKNELGVYLFNLTLADLLYILTLPFWIDFTLHEDDWRAGNTMCQICSFLTHTNFYASSGFLCCISFDRYLGIVHPLQMSGARTVRAAIIISCIVWVSQSAFNLELLIMPEIHRDFNQHRLCYDIYPIEPWKAKLNYFRITFGFLLPLALIITFYCRIYKSLKNNMATLHQEKRRALQLMLGITVSYTICFTPYHAMLLVRSIIEKNWSIANAIFIPYRLSVALVCLNCILDPILYCLVSETSRRDIMHFSLRLTERRTDVDRKPQTLNMMATMIL, encoded by the coding sequence AATGATACATCCTTCGTTCAACATTCCATCAACCTGTGGTTATTTCCAACTGTCTATACCATGGTGTTCATCGTGGGCCTGCCAGTAAACAGTCTTGCCCTTTACGCAGCCTACAAGCAAGTGAAACGCAAGAATGAGCTTGGAGTATACCTCTTCAATCTAACCCTGGCTGATCTGCTGTACATACTAACGTTGCCGTTCTGGATCGATTTCACTCTTCACGAAGATGACTGGCGAGCTGGGAACACAATGTGCCAAATCTGCTCTTTTTTGACCCACACCAATTTTTATGCAAGCTCCGGCTTCTTGTGTTGTATCTCCTTTGACCGATACCTCGGGATAGTTCACCCTCTGCAGATGAGTGGAGCCCGCACTGTGCGAGCTGCGATCATAATTAGCTGCATTGTCTGGGTCAGCCAATCAGCTTTCAATCTTGAACTGTTGATCATGCCAGAGATTCACCGTGACTTCAATCAACACAGGTTGTGTTACGATATTTACCCAATTGAGCCTTGGAAGGCAAAGCTCAACTATTTCAGGATAACCTTTGGTTTCCTGCTCCCATTGGCCCTGATCATCACCTTCTACTGCAGAATTTACAAATCACTCAAGAACAATATGGCCACTCTGCACCAAGAGAAGAGAAGGGCACTGCAGCTGATGCTGGGCATCACAGTGAGCTACACCATCTGCTTCACCCCATACCATGCCATGCTGTTGGTCCGGAGCATCATAGAGAAAAACTGGAGCATTGCAAATGCCATCTTCATCCCTTACCGATTGTCAGTAGCTCTGGTTTGTTTAAACTGCATTCTGGACCCCATCCTGTACTGTTTGGTGAGTGAGACATCACGCAGGGATATCATGCACTTCAGCCTGCGACTGACAGAGAGAAGGACCGATGTGGACAGGAAACCTCAGACATTGAATATGATGGCCACAATGATACTTTAA